One region of Chitinophaga varians genomic DNA includes:
- a CDS encoding 3-hydroxyacyl-CoA dehydrogenase family protein, whose amino-acid sequence MSMQKVAVIGAGTMGNGIAHVFAQNGYAVNLIDVSAAALEKAIQTISKNLDRQVSKGTVSEVQKAQTIANINPLTSIPDGVRDVSLVVEAATENVALKLKIFQELDEHAHPDAILATNTSSISITKIAAATKRPAKVIGMHFMNPVPVMKLVEIINGYATDKSITQEIVALSEKLGKVPCVVNDYPGFIANRILMPMINEAIYSLFEGVAGVAEIDTVMKLGMAHPMGPLQLADFIGLDVCLSILNVLHDGFGNPKYAPCPLLVNMVTAGYLGVKSGEGFYKYTPGSKDLVVSPRF is encoded by the coding sequence ATCTCCATGCAAAAAGTAGCGGTTATAGGCGCGGGCACCATGGGCAATGGTATAGCGCACGTATTTGCCCAGAATGGCTATGCGGTAAACCTGATAGATGTATCAGCTGCAGCTCTCGAAAAGGCCATACAGACCATCAGCAAGAACCTTGACAGACAAGTGTCCAAGGGCACTGTTTCCGAGGTACAGAAAGCACAAACGATCGCCAATATCAATCCTCTCACTTCTATTCCTGATGGCGTAAGAGACGTATCGCTCGTAGTGGAAGCGGCTACTGAAAATGTAGCGCTGAAACTGAAAATATTCCAGGAACTCGATGAGCATGCACACCCAGACGCTATACTGGCCACCAATACCTCTTCCATCTCCATCACCAAAATTGCTGCCGCCACCAAACGGCCGGCAAAAGTAATCGGCATGCACTTTATGAACCCGGTGCCTGTAATGAAACTGGTGGAGATCATCAACGGCTATGCTACAGATAAGAGCATCACACAGGAAATTGTGGCCCTCTCCGAAAAGCTGGGCAAAGTGCCCTGCGTGGTGAACGACTATCCCGGCTTCATCGCCAACCGTATCCTCATGCCCATGATCAATGAAGCCATCTATTCACTTTTTGAAGGCGTGGCCGGCGTGGCAGAAATAGATACAGTGATGAAACTCGGCATGGCCCATCCGATGGGACCACTGCAACTGGCAGACTTCATCGGGCTGGACGTATGCCTGTCCATCCTCAATGTGTTACATGATGGCTTTGGCAATCCGAAATATGCGCCCTGCCCCCTGCTGGTGAACATGGTCACCGCCGGATACCTGGGCGTAAAGAGCGGGGAAGGTTTCTATAAATACACCCCTGGCAGCAAAGATCTTGTGGTTAGTCCCCGGTTTTAA
- a CDS encoding ExbD/TolR family protein, translated as MNLRRRNKKHVEMHNSALNDILFILLLFFLIVSTLANPNVIKLMLPKAQSNTKAKQTVVVSINEKHEFFVGTTKVPFEGLKQALAPAVANEKVDPTIVINAEKSVPIEDVVNVMEVAKQIGAKVVLATAKK; from the coding sequence ATGAATTTACGCAGGAGAAATAAGAAACACGTGGAAATGCACAACTCGGCGCTGAATGATATCCTTTTCATTCTGCTGTTGTTCTTCCTGATTGTTTCCACGCTGGCCAATCCCAACGTCATCAAGCTGATGTTGCCTAAAGCCCAGAGCAATACCAAAGCCAAACAAACGGTGGTGGTGAGCATCAACGAAAAACATGAGTTCTTCGTAGGCACCACCAAAGTGCCTTTTGAAGGCCTTAAACAAGCGCTGGCCCCGGCTGTCGCCAATGAAAAGGTAGATCCCACCATTGTGATCAATGCTGAAAAATCAGTGCCGATAGAAGATGTGGTGAACGTGATGGAGGTGGCCAAGCAGATAGGCGCAAAAGTGGTGCTGGCAACAGCTAAAAAATAA
- a CDS encoding carboxypeptidase-like regulatory domain-containing protein → MHHKRSYILSLILVFLLSPFLLKAQIADFRDSVIQISGITMTADSLRAVPAVSVLVRGQGRGTISNSAGVFSIVVFKGDTLTFSAVGFKKKDYKIPTTLKGNNFSLIQLMVEDTTYLPVTIIKPYLNRQEFERAFASMDIPDDAYEIARKNTENARLRAMTRFTPVDGAEGTNMYLNKQAQSLYYAGQPPPQNIFNPLAWAQFIQAWKRGDFKRKDDY, encoded by the coding sequence ATGCATCACAAAAGATCCTACATACTGTCACTTATCCTGGTGTTCCTTTTATCTCCTTTCCTGTTGAAAGCCCAAATTGCGGATTTCAGGGACAGCGTAATTCAAATTTCAGGGATCACCATGACTGCTGACAGCCTGCGGGCCGTACCAGCCGTCAGCGTCCTCGTCAGAGGCCAGGGCCGCGGTACCATTTCCAATTCCGCCGGCGTCTTCTCTATCGTGGTTTTTAAAGGTGACACCCTCACTTTCAGCGCGGTAGGTTTCAAAAAGAAAGACTATAAAATACCAACCACACTCAAAGGCAATAATTTCTCCCTCATACAACTGATGGTGGAGGATACTACCTATCTTCCGGTAACCATCATCAAACCCTACCTCAACCGGCAGGAGTTTGAAAGAGCGTTCGCCAGCATGGACATCCCGGACGATGCATACGAAATAGCCCGTAAAAACACGGAAAACGCCCGTCTCAGGGCCATGACCCGCTTTACGCCCGTCGATGGTGCAGAAGGCACGAACATGTACCTCAACAAACAGGCGCAATCCCTGTACTACGCCGGCCAGCCACCACCACAAAATATTTTCAACCCTCTCGCCTGGGCACAGTTTATCCAGGCCTGGAAACGGGGTGATTTCAAACGAAAAGACGATTATTAA
- a CDS encoding IMPACT family protein gives MEVYFTIDKTAVAEFKDRGSKFLAYVFPVKTPEAVKDCLMEVKKEHPKATHHCYAYRLGTDGLQFRANDDGEPSGSAGKPILGQIDSKQLTDVLIVVVRYFGGTLLGVPGLINAYKMSAAMVLQLVPAVQKNIESKYHLTFDYTIMNDVMIVVKQNNCTVLAQELQLFCTMDIGVPRANEELCLLRLRDIHGLEIKTLK, from the coding sequence ATGGAGGTTTATTTTACGATTGATAAAACCGCTGTTGCTGAATTCAAGGACAGGGGCAGCAAATTTCTGGCTTATGTGTTTCCCGTGAAGACCCCTGAAGCGGTGAAGGATTGTCTGATGGAAGTGAAAAAAGAGCATCCCAAAGCCACCCACCATTGTTATGCTTACCGCTTAGGTACGGACGGACTTCAGTTTCGTGCCAATGATGACGGAGAACCTTCCGGTTCTGCGGGCAAACCTATCCTCGGGCAGATAGACAGTAAACAGTTGACGGATGTGCTGATCGTGGTGGTGCGGTATTTTGGCGGTACCCTGCTGGGTGTTCCCGGGCTGATCAATGCCTATAAGATGAGTGCTGCCATGGTATTGCAGCTGGTGCCGGCGGTCCAGAAGAACATAGAATCAAAATATCATCTCACTTTCGACTACACCATCATGAATGACGTGATGATCGTTGTGAAACAAAATAATTGCACCGTGCTGGCGCAGGAACTGCAGCTCTTTTGTACTATGGACATAGGAGTGCCCCGGGCGAACGAAGAGTTGTGCCTTTTACGCCTTCGCGACATTCACGGACTGGAGATAAAGACGTTGAAATAG
- a CDS encoding MotA/TolQ/ExbB proton channel family protein — MILGLITLLQDTLLSKADSLAQATNAAAAPAPQIHLIDMLMKGGVLMIPLGILSVIAVFVFVERYLTIAKAGRLEDNFMPMIRDQITTGNIMGARSLAKNTQGPIARMIDKGLQRIGKPIESIEKSMENVGKLEIYRMEKNLVILSIIAGIAPMFGFLGTIAGMIQTFFNISITSDITLGTIAGGIYVKMITSATGLIIGIVAFIGYSFLNAQIDKVVNKMEASAAEFTDILQEPTR; from the coding sequence ATGATACTAGGGCTCATCACATTATTGCAGGATACATTGCTTTCGAAGGCCGATTCGTTGGCACAGGCCACCAATGCAGCTGCGGCGCCGGCACCACAGATACATCTGATAGATATGCTCATGAAAGGGGGCGTACTCATGATCCCGCTGGGTATTCTCTCCGTCATTGCCGTATTTGTGTTTGTGGAGCGGTATCTGACCATCGCAAAGGCTGGCCGCCTGGAAGATAACTTTATGCCGATGATCCGTGACCAGATCACCACCGGCAATATTATGGGCGCCCGTTCCCTCGCCAAAAACACGCAGGGGCCTATTGCGCGGATGATCGATAAAGGTCTTCAGCGTATCGGTAAGCCGATCGAGTCTATTGAGAAGTCTATGGAGAATGTGGGCAAACTGGAGATCTACCGGATGGAGAAAAACCTGGTGATCCTTTCCATCATCGCGGGTATTGCACCGATGTTCGGGTTTCTGGGCACCATCGCGGGTATGATCCAGACCTTTTTCAACATCTCCATCACCTCTGATATTACGCTGGGCACTATTGCGGGCGGTATTTATGTGAAGATGATCACGTCCGCTACGGGCCTGATTATCGGTATTGTGGCCTTTATCGGTTACAGTTTCCTGAATGCACAGATAGATAAGGTTGTTAACAAGATGGAAGCCTCTGCAGCGGAATTTACGGATATCCTGCAGGAACCTACCCGCTAA
- the ribD gene encoding bifunctional diaminohydroxyphosphoribosylaminopyrimidine deaminase/5-amino-6-(5-phosphoribosylamino)uracil reductase RibD — protein MNSTDHEIFMRRCLELAAMGRGHAAPNPVVGAVLVHQGRIIGEGYHRQYGQAHAEVNCVNSVTAEDRPLIQRATMYVSLEPCAHHGKTPPCADLIVSEKIPEVVIGCVDTFSAVAGKGIEKLKKAGIKVHTGVLETACRAINRRFFTFHEQQRPYIILKWAQSRNGFMAGPDGAPVRISNHWSDRLVHRWRSEEMAILVGTRTAILDNPQLNTRLWPGKDPVRLVIDRTLAVPRTHHLWDGSIPTIFITAEKTTDEKADLLTLDFTAPLLPQLMQHLHQRQIQSVLVEGGPYVLQRFLETDLWDEARVITGTNTLSDGLPAPVLRQAAVEETLHLEGDRIDIYRRG, from the coding sequence ATGAATAGCACAGACCATGAAATTTTTATGAGGCGGTGCCTGGAGCTGGCCGCCATGGGTCGTGGCCATGCGGCGCCTAACCCGGTGGTAGGGGCGGTGCTGGTGCATCAGGGCCGTATCATCGGGGAAGGTTACCACCGGCAATATGGTCAGGCACATGCGGAAGTGAACTGTGTGAACAGCGTTACGGCAGAAGACAGGCCCCTCATTCAGCGGGCCACGATGTATGTAAGCCTTGAACCCTGTGCGCATCATGGTAAAACGCCGCCCTGCGCAGATCTGATCGTGTCAGAAAAAATCCCGGAAGTAGTGATCGGTTGTGTGGACACTTTCTCTGCGGTGGCCGGCAAAGGGATCGAAAAACTGAAAAAGGCAGGCATAAAAGTACATACCGGTGTGCTGGAAACAGCCTGCAGGGCTATCAACCGCCGCTTCTTTACGTTTCATGAGCAGCAACGGCCCTATATCATCCTGAAATGGGCGCAGAGCCGCAATGGCTTTATGGCCGGTCCCGACGGCGCGCCGGTGCGTATCTCCAACCACTGGAGCGACCGCCTGGTACATCGCTGGCGCAGTGAGGAGATGGCTATTCTGGTAGGCACCCGCACGGCCATCCTCGATAACCCTCAACTGAATACGCGGCTGTGGCCCGGTAAGGACCCGGTGCGACTGGTCATCGACAGAACGCTGGCGGTTCCCCGAACACATCACCTGTGGGATGGCAGTATTCCTACCATCTTTATCACGGCGGAAAAAACAACGGATGAAAAAGCAGACCTGCTGACACTCGATTTTACGGCGCCATTACTGCCACAACTCATGCAACACCTCCACCAGCGCCAGATACAGAGCGTATTGGTGGAAGGCGGCCCTTACGTGTTGCAACGTTTCCTGGAAACAGACCTTTGGGACGAAGCGCGCGTTATAACGGGAACGAATACACTGTCTGATGGACTGCCGGCGCCGGTACTAAGACAGGCTGCGGTGGAAGAGACTTTACACCTGGAAGGTGACCGTATCGACATTTACCGTCGTGGTTAA
- the prmC gene encoding peptide chain release factor N(5)-glutamine methyltransferase produces MTIQTAFTYITGAIGDLYDAREAANIAHIVLEHITGMNKLDRLVHKAKLLTPDQNTRLKSAIEALQRMEPVQYVTGSGWFYGMELAVNHHVLIPRPETEELVAWIIQDLAGHPHPHLLDIGTGSGCIPLALKQNIPAAVVSAIDISEEALAVARGNAVRLRLEVEFSCLSALDEQQMATLPAFDVIVSNPPYITQSEQATMQQQVWGFEPSIALFVPDNDALLFYRHIARTALQKLNPGGALYFEINESLGQEVVQLLQSLGFREVTLRQDMFGKDRMVKAITNYELQITN; encoded by the coding sequence TTGACAATACAAACAGCCTTTACCTATATCACAGGTGCCATAGGCGATTTATACGATGCGCGCGAAGCCGCCAATATAGCCCATATTGTGCTGGAGCATATAACGGGCATGAATAAACTGGACCGCCTTGTGCATAAAGCCAAATTATTGACGCCTGATCAGAATACCCGGCTCAAAAGCGCCATAGAAGCCCTGCAACGGATGGAGCCGGTACAATATGTCACCGGTTCCGGCTGGTTTTACGGCATGGAGCTGGCTGTCAACCATCACGTGCTGATCCCGAGGCCAGAAACAGAAGAACTGGTAGCCTGGATCATACAGGACCTGGCAGGGCATCCCCACCCGCATCTGCTGGACATCGGCACCGGCAGCGGCTGTATCCCGCTGGCATTAAAACAGAACATCCCCGCTGCTGTGGTATCCGCGATCGACATCAGCGAAGAAGCCCTGGCCGTTGCCCGTGGAAACGCTGTCAGGCTGCGGCTGGAGGTGGAATTCTCCTGCCTCAGCGCCCTCGATGAGCAGCAAATGGCCACATTGCCGGCCTTCGACGTGATCGTCAGCAATCCGCCCTACATCACACAAAGCGAACAGGCCACCATGCAGCAACAGGTATGGGGCTTTGAACCGTCCATCGCGCTTTTTGTGCCGGACAATGACGCGCTGCTGTTTTACCGGCATATCGCCCGTACCGCGCTGCAGAAGCTCAACCCGGGCGGCGCGCTTTACTTTGAGATCAATGAATCACTGGGACAGGAAGTAGTGCAACTGCTGCAATCACTGGGGTTCAGGGAGGTAACGCTCCGGCAGGACATGTTCGGCAAAGACAGAATGGTAAAGGCAATTACGAATTACGAATTACAAATTACGAATTGA
- the pepT gene encoding peptidase T produces MFTNYSYTVDTRFIRYAQIDTQSDPQSTSFPTTEKQKDLSRLLVKELHEMGVTDAELDEHGYVYATIPANTDKQVPVICFCSHVDTSSDSSGTGVKPIVHRAYDGGDIVLPDDSSVVISPREHPYLASKKGDDIITASGTTLLGADDKAGVAEIMDAAHFLMTHPEVKHGAIRILFTPDEEVGRGVEKVDMKKLAAQFGYTMDGGELGSLEDENFSADGARITVYGVSAHPGSAKDKLVSAIKIAGEIVDALPKDGLSPETTEEREGFIHPVRISGTVEKTEIDFIIRDFVTSNLELHEAFLRRQMEKVLERYPNATARLKVTEQYRNMKEVLDLHPEVTAHAAEAIRRAGVQPLKMSIRGGTDGSRLSFMGLPCPNIFTGEMALHSKQEYVSIQDMQKAVQTIVYLAQVWEEKA; encoded by the coding sequence ATGTTTACAAATTATTCATACACTGTTGATACGCGCTTTATTCGTTACGCGCAGATAGATACACAATCCGATCCGCAAAGCACGAGCTTTCCAACCACTGAAAAGCAGAAAGACCTGTCCCGCCTGCTGGTAAAGGAATTACACGAGATGGGCGTCACAGATGCAGAACTGGACGAACATGGTTACGTATATGCCACTATTCCCGCCAATACCGACAAACAGGTGCCGGTCATCTGTTTCTGTTCCCATGTGGACACGTCTTCCGACAGTAGCGGCACGGGCGTAAAACCTATCGTGCACCGTGCTTATGATGGGGGAGATATTGTATTGCCTGATGACAGCAGCGTGGTGATCAGCCCCCGTGAACACCCTTATCTGGCCTCCAAAAAAGGAGACGATATCATCACAGCCAGCGGCACCACTTTGCTGGGCGCTGATGACAAAGCCGGTGTAGCGGAGATCATGGACGCGGCCCATTTCCTGATGACACATCCGGAAGTGAAACACGGCGCTATCCGTATCCTCTTCACGCCCGACGAAGAAGTAGGCCGTGGCGTGGAAAAAGTGGACATGAAAAAACTCGCTGCTCAATTTGGTTATACCATGGACGGCGGTGAACTGGGCTCACTGGAAGATGAGAACTTCTCTGCCGATGGCGCACGTATCACGGTATATGGCGTAAGTGCCCATCCCGGTTCAGCGAAAGATAAACTGGTGAGCGCTATCAAGATTGCCGGTGAAATCGTGGATGCCCTGCCGAAAGACGGTCTTTCTCCCGAAACAACAGAAGAAAGGGAAGGGTTCATTCATCCGGTACGTATAAGCGGTACCGTAGAGAAGACAGAAATTGATTTTATTATCCGTGACTTCGTAACCTCCAACCTGGAATTACACGAGGCTTTCCTGCGCCGCCAGATGGAAAAAGTGCTGGAGCGTTATCCCAATGCTACCGCCAGGCTGAAAGTCACTGAACAATACCGCAATATGAAAGAGGTGCTGGACCTGCATCCGGAGGTAACGGCCCATGCGGCGGAAGCTATCCGCCGCGCCGGCGTACAGCCGTTGAAGATGAGCATCCGTGGCGGCACCGATGGTTCCCGCCTGTCTTTCATGGGACTGCCCTGTCCTAATATTTTTACCGGCGAGATGGCCCTCCACAGCAAACAGGAGTATGTCAGCATCCAGGACATGCAGAAAGCAGTGCAGACAATTGTATATCTGGCACAAGTTTGGGAGGAAAAGGCCTGA